The genomic interval cctggttcagtccgtgttgtatgttggtccacatagcttcgcgtgtttgttcgttcatcgggaaaacgccactccagtctccagttctctaatctcaatccttccattgccctcttcatttgcattgcctttgaaaacttctccttgtggttcttcttcgtcattggtttggttctgcgtcccctgtggtgactacgcgccctgctacgctgttctctcggtggcctcggccgccttttacgcttgctactgtgtctactctcgctcatcgtgaagtgctggcggttgtccatcgtagaaacacatctgggcttccttcaggaattgaagcaaaccctgttggacatgtcccaggGTGGCGTCGTCCCCTGAGTACCGGAgggatctctccatcttccagatcccataAGCCAATTCCCGCAGATATTTGCGTgtcttgacttgttgatgtttccggggggcgtcactgttcacatgccctgggaaagaggggagtactccacatttcgactcggtaaagatccagtcctttagagagtccactgacggaatcttcatcctggtcaacatggaaagaagaacttcgcACTTGCAGAAGATATGCTCGTGCAGATCCTGAATGATGGCCTTATCACAGAGCCCGCATCCTggattcttcttggtgaaaacgtggtcgtcagggtatctccatttcaCGAGCGGAAGTCGAGATATCCGCatgaggtgaagaacttgtgctttgttggcgtcggcgATGTAGTGTTTTCGAAGGTCATGCATTACCTCCTGCcagaccatgtcgtcaGAGATGCCCCCGTAGTCGCTTCGTTGAGTCCACTTCTTCGGTCGTgcaagtgtgtgtgggaagtttggcaagtcgggagacgaggtcttgtgaaacatgaagttctctaGAGTAAGTGGTCCCATGCTCCACCGGAGGTGGTCGATTTCCGCTGTGGACACCATTCTGACCGGATGGTATCGTCTCGCGGCTGCGATGTCGACGTGTGCTTCCCGGaaagattctgctgctctcacgTTCACCTGGTTTCGTTCCCAGATTCTGTGATtaactgtgtctgttgtagAGGGCTcgtgatcttctcgagggttGGCATGTTCCGCGGTGAggggcttgttgagctcgaaagaagctctGATTGCGTCTCgcatggtgggggaggcTGCGTAGCCCCAAGCTTGGCCTGTCGGAAAGCGGCAGTCGACGCGCTGGTGTGGCTTTTCCTGTGTGAGACTGTGAGTTCTGCTGTAGAACTGGAAGGTGCAGTCCCAAAGGGCCGGCGATGAGCCATGGAAGAACCTGTAAGCCCGAGCGGCCTTCAGGCACACCATGAAACGTCCCATGTCCCGCAGGTTcagtcctcctctgcctacCGGAGTTTGGATGAAACCATTGCTGAAGGTTTTGCGTGTTTTGTCGGGTGATAatttgttgatcttgtcgcaCGCTAGTTCGTTCAGCTCTCGGATGAAGGTGTTGTCGATCTGGCTGACGTAGGGTCCAAGGAAATTCagtttcgagaagaagtagatgtTGATCATCCACGCCTTGCTGTAATAGGGGAGACCCCATAGTGAAAGGCGTCGCAgcgactccttgaggtcctccttgatctgagcgTAGTGCGTGTCCAACCTTTCGCGATTTCCGAAGTGTACTCCGAGGTACCGGAAAATGTTGTCAGATGTCCGGAGCGTCGGGGCCTgtcgtgtgttgttgtcggttgGCCAGGTGGCGTCAATTGTTCGCTGCCATTCTGCGTCAATAAAGGTTAGTGGAACAAAACAATCGGGGGGGCCGATCTTCTGAAGCACCGTCTTTGACGGGTTTAGTGTGAGGCCTGAGACccgttggaagaggcagagcaCTCTACCAACCGTGGCCAcgtcctggatgttgttgaggaacacCGCTATGTCGTCCGCGAAAGCCGACACCTTCATGTGTccagctgccactgcctccGGGTGAGTAGGGGGTTGTGGCGGCCTGTGCCcagtggtgtggtggtgggataGTGGCAGGCCTGGGGCCAGTCCAAACATCTCTCGGTCCAGACGACGCACAAGTGCGTCTACTgcgatgatgaagagggttggagagagagggcaTCCTTGTCTCACTCCGATCTTGATGCGGACTGGGCGAGATAGGACACCTCTGATGTTGATTCTCGTTACTGCGTTCTGTTGTACAGCTAGGATACGGTTGATCATCAGTTCCGAGACACCCACATTTCGAAGCGTCTTTATCACCCAACTCTGGCTGATAGTGTCGTAGGCTTTCCGGAAGTCCAGTGATCCTACGACCCAACCCATGTTCAGCTGGGAGTAGGCGTTGCAAAAATGAtccatggtgtcgagaTTGTTAGTGATGTGTCGACCCGGTACGAAACCGTTTTGGGCGCCGTGAATGCTGTCCGGAAGaatgttctggatggcTTTGTTAATGAGCTGTGTGTAGATCTTCACCTCTGTGTTGATCAAAGAAATAGgcctgtagttggagatgtcggcCTGATCTCccgacttgtacagtagtttgatGATAGCGGTGTTGCGTTCGGTGCTGATGGGCGAGTCGGCTCCAGCTTCGTTGTAGACGTCCGTCATCAAGTCCCCCAGCTCATCCCAGCAGTCGCGGTAGAACCTGTACGGGATGCCGTCTGGCCCTGGCGCGCTGTTGTGCGTAGACGCCTTGATGGTATcgaagatctcctccttggtaaaAGACGAGTCCAGGCTTGGGTTAGCTGTATTCACCCTCCGGGTTTCTTCGGGGAAGAGGTCTAAAAAGgcgctgtcgtcggtgtcgtTGATATCGGCAGCTCTGTCGAAGATGTTGTCAAAGTATCGAGCTGAGATGTcgcagagagaggaggtgtcggtcttcactcggccttggtggttccGTAGGGAgtggatctccatctgttgCTTGGATTGTTCGACCCGAGCATGGAGCATCGGGTATGGCTCGTTAGCTGGGTAGGCTTGCCAGTCtgaggctgttgccatgAGGGCCTCGCGGCGTCTGTTGTCTGGGTGGTTGGAATCTCGAAGTGCGCGGTTTTTGGCTTCCTGTTGGATGGTGACCTTAATGTTTTCTTTCAGGCATTGCAGCTTCAGGCTGGGCTTCAAAGGACCATATCGCTTCAGAATGGATTTGACGTGGAACTTGAGCCAAGCAATGTACTCTGTATCAAAAACCCACCAGGGCATCCTCCAGGTGCCTGGGCCTCTGTCTTGTCGCTGGGTGAGGTTGCCAAAGTTAAAGACGAATTGGACCGCGTGGTGAGAGGACTTCGTGATGTTGTgaccctgcttgttggttaCCAGTTGTGTGGATTTGATCCACTGTGAGAGTGTCGAAGAGATGTGCAGCTGATCCAGGCGCCTGCCAGCTCcgcggctgttgttggtgtgagtgtagaggccttttctgtgtttgctgaTTAGAGTGTAGGTGTCTAGTAAGTCCCAGTTAGCTAAGAAGTCCTTAAGGTGAGTCG from Yarrowia lipolytica chromosome 1F, complete sequence carries:
- a CDS encoding uncharacterized protein (Compare to YALI0F03245g:2, Partial Line element, uniprot|Q8NIP3 Yarrowia lipolytica Reverse transcriptase); this encodes MSFTSTTTPSKAPCKSTQAKMKSPNVKVITANIGGFKMAEALNRLPDTIVNIIRTTHYPDLVLLQETNWVDSSLQTAQQIISNSPYPGGRHYTLLGSTAGVSNRSVGVGLVYSDNVTITNFTTVFEYFPALDNRLCLADVHIKGTDRHLSLINVYAPNEQGASPFTNRQFYQSLDDYLRLHPCQYPLIAAGDWNAVASNDGRIGEKVTTHLKDFLANWDLLDTYTLISKHRKGLYTHTNNSRGAGRRLDQLHISSTLSQWIKSTQLVTNKQGHNITKSSHHAVQFVFNFGNLTQRQDRGPGTWRMPWWVFDTEYIAWLKFHVKSILKRYGPLKPSLKLQCLKENIKVTIQQEAKNRALRDSNHPDNRRREALMATASDWQAYPANEPYPMLHARVEQSKQQMEIHSLRNHQGRVKTDTSSLCDISARYFDNIFDRAADINDTDDSAFLDLFPEETRRVNTANPSLDSSFTKEEIFDTIKASTHNSAPGPDGIPYRFYRDCWDELGDLMTDVYNEAGADSPISTERNTAIIKLLYKSGDQADISNYRPISLINTEVKIYTQLINKAIQNILPDSIHGAQNGFVPGRHITNNLDTMDHFCNAYSQLNMGWVVGSLDFRKAYDTISQSWVIKTLRNVGVSELMINRILAVQQNAVTRINIRGVLSRPVRIKIGVRQGCPLSPTLFIIAVDALVRRLDREMFGLAPGLPLSHHHTTGHRPPQPPTHPEAVAAGHMKVSAFADDIAVFLNNIQDVATVGRVLCLFQRVSGLTLNPSKTVLQKIGPPDCFVPLTFIDAEWQRTIDATWPTDNNTRQAPTLRTSDNIFRYLGVHFGNRERLDTHYAQIKEDLKESLRRLSLWGLPYYSKAWMINIYFFSKLNFLGPYVSQIDNTFIRELNELACDKINKLSPDKTRKTFSNGFIQTPVGRGGLNLRDMGRFMVCLKAARAYRFFHGSSPALWDCTFQFYSRTHSLTQEKPHQRVDCRFPTGQAWGYAASPTMRDAIRASFELNKPLTAEHANPREDHEPSTTDTVNHRIWERNQVNVRAAESFREAHVDIAAARRYHPVRMVSTAEIDHLRWSMGPLTLENFMFHKTSSPDLPNFPHTLARPKKWTQRSDYGGISDDMVWQEVMHDLRKHYIADANKAQVLHLMRISRLPLVKWRYPDDHVFTKKNPGCGLCDKAIIQDLHEHIFCKCEVLLSMLTRMKIPSVDSLKDWIFTESKCGVLPSFPGHVNSDAPRKHQQVKTRKYLRELAYGIWKMERSLRYSGDDATLGHVQQGLLQFLKEAQMCFYDGQPPALHDERE